A part of Aegilops tauschii subsp. strangulata cultivar AL8/78 chromosome 2, Aet v6.0, whole genome shotgun sequence genomic DNA contains:
- the LOC109775405 gene encoding uncharacterized protein, giving the protein MALPEIPDELLVEILLRLPAASDLIRASAVCVSFRHLVADGCFLQRFRRLHPPPLLGFLDQHGFHPAVPPHPSAPAARAVASTADFSFAFLPSPARSWSVRDVRDGRVLLDRPCRHGAGKGRTGALFAEMAVCDPLHREYLLLPTIPDDLAASDENPLRIYGQRWGESFLVPDGNDEETPPAEDTVFRVICLAQYQTKLVAFVFFSGTGQWRDIPSLSWINFIPDFSSEWMGISSWRQYAYGCFYWFAGWSGKFAVLDTRRMEFTMADRPPRVSGFHSYMGIVEAGEGMIGMFVPAHDKVSHHGLDTVLLRYTIGRDNGGSSTQWQTEKTISIASGSSFMGSIGRHLLLYQCGNSLLELGCFTLDVKTFQLERVCVSRLIPAESRAYCNFPPSLLLSPKVSSGKLSLGC; this is encoded by the coding sequence ATGGCCTTGCCGGAGATCCCCGACGAGCTCCTGGTGGAAATCCTCCTCCGCCTCCCCGCCGCATCCGACCTCATCCGCGCCTCGGCAGTCTGCGTCTCCTTCCGCCACCTCGTCGCCGACGGCTGCTTCCTCCAACGCTTCCGCAGACTCCACCCCCCGCCCCTCCTCGGCTTCCTCGACCAGCACGGCTTCCACCCCGCCGTACCGCCTCACCCCTCAGCGCCTGCGGCCCGCGCTGTCGCCAGCACCGCTGACTTCTCCTTCGCCTTCCTCCCCTCCCCTGCGCGGAGCTGGTCCGTACGGGACGTCCGCGACGGCCGCGTCCTCCTCGACAGACCCTGCCGGCATGGCGCCGGCAAGGGACGCACCGGCGCCCTCTTCGCGGAGATGGCGGTGTGCGACCCCCTGCACCGGGAGTACCTCCTGCTCCCCACAATCCCCGATGACCTAGCGGCTTCGGATGAGAACCCACTGCGGATATATGGACAGCGCTGGGGCGAGAGCTTTCTAGTCCCTGATGGCAACGACGAGGAGACACCTCCTGCCGAGGATACGGTGTTCAGAGTGATCTGCCTAGCGCAGTACCAAACTAAGCTGGTGGCCTTTGTCTTCTTTTCCGGCACCGGACAGTGGCGAGACATTCCATCCCTGAGTTGGATTAATTTTATACCTGACTTCTCGTCGGAATGGATGGGTATTTCTTCGTGGCGGCAATATGCATATGGTTGCTTTTACTGGTTTGCAGGTTGGAGTGGAAAATTCGCTGTGCTTGACACCCGAAGAATGGAGTTCACCATGGCTGACCGCCCACCCAGAGTTAGTGGTTTCCACAGTTATATGGGCATTGTGGAGGCAGGGGAAGGCATGATTGGGATGTTTGTGCCTGCACATGACAAAGTCAGCCATCATGGACTTGACACAGTTCTCCTGAGATATACCATTGGACGAGACAATGGTGGGAGTTCCACCCAGTGGCAGACGGAGAAGACAATCTCAATAGCTTCTGGCTCCTCGTTCATGGGTTCAATAGGGAGGCACTTGCTCCTGTATCAGTGCGGAAACTCATTGCTCGAGCTAGGTTGTTTCACGCTGGATGTCAAAACTTTCCAGCTTGAGAGGGTATGTGTTTCACGGCTCATTCCTGCCGAGTCACGCGCATATTGCAACTTCCCACCGTCATTATTATTGTCACCGAAAGTGTCAAGTGGTAAACTTTCTCTGGGATGCTAG